A single genomic interval of Leptospira semungkisensis harbors:
- a CDS encoding EAL domain-containing protein → MKTDENGSTDKESRQRSVILCVDDELIILRGLKEQLKTAFGKEYQIEAADSAELALQIVEECNQAGIHIPAILSDQVMPGIRGDEFLIKVQETNPNTRKIMLTGQATAESVGNALNRANLYRYLSKPWDSNDLLMTVKEAVRSYESDLSLSELNQKLEEALLYNRDSGLPNLESLRRKLDHSMEQKEDALLALIRIESTSLTTRDFGVGLYKDLMKKFLDSLKSILGNYGEVFHVYEDEVAILAKVPEEEFLPHLIAFRILLRSDYFTTAGISFRINATIATASGKKDLYYKARLALVKASQEPEFDSESGIYSYSEKMDDQDLYKINMDLGKRLNQAIHSGNVVPYFQGIMDNKTGKVEKFECLARIVEDGKVYAPASFLYLAKSTGLLRRISPILLEKALRKFADSPYSFSINLSETELESPSFPKWAASRMEYYGIDPARITFEILETASFHGNPERLKVIAGLKELGSQIAIDDFGVEHSNFSRLLEIQPDFIKIDGKFIQSLERNRTAFILTSAITELAHRIGAKVVAEFVSTPEELEVVRSLGIEYSQGYLIMQPSPDITPTSIKIIE, encoded by the coding sequence GTGAAAACCGACGAAAATGGATCCACAGATAAAGAGTCCCGTCAGCGCTCCGTAATCTTATGCGTAGATGATGAACTTATCATCCTTCGAGGATTAAAAGAACAATTAAAAACGGCGTTTGGGAAAGAATACCAGATCGAGGCTGCGGACAGTGCCGAGCTTGCCTTGCAGATCGTAGAAGAATGCAATCAAGCAGGCATTCATATTCCCGCAATTTTAAGCGACCAGGTGATGCCGGGGATTCGGGGGGACGAATTCCTGATCAAGGTCCAAGAAACCAACCCGAATACACGCAAGATCATGCTTACCGGCCAGGCTACTGCAGAGTCGGTGGGAAATGCATTGAACCGCGCCAATCTGTATCGCTATCTTTCCAAGCCTTGGGACTCGAACGACCTTCTTATGACTGTGAAAGAAGCAGTTCGCTCCTATGAATCGGATCTTTCTCTCTCCGAATTGAACCAGAAATTAGAAGAGGCGCTTCTTTATAATAGAGACTCGGGTCTTCCTAATTTAGAATCCTTACGCAGAAAATTGGATCATAGCATGGAACAAAAAGAGGACGCTCTTCTTGCACTCATTCGGATCGAATCCACTTCGCTTACCACTAGAGATTTTGGGGTTGGACTCTATAAGGACCTAATGAAGAAGTTTCTGGATTCTCTCAAATCCATTCTGGGAAATTACGGAGAGGTCTTTCACGTATATGAGGATGAGGTGGCGATTCTAGCGAAAGTGCCTGAGGAGGAGTTCCTTCCTCATTTGATCGCTTTTCGAATCCTTTTGCGTTCCGATTATTTCACCACTGCGGGAATTTCATTTCGTATCAATGCGACGATTGCGACTGCAAGCGGCAAGAAGGACTTATATTACAAGGCAAGACTCGCCTTAGTCAAGGCAAGCCAAGAGCCTGAATTTGACTCCGAGTCGGGCATTTATTCTTACTCTGAGAAGATGGACGACCAGGATCTTTACAAGATCAATATGGATCTTGGCAAACGTTTGAATCAGGCGATTCACTCCGGGAATGTGGTCCCTTATTTCCAAGGGATCATGGACAATAAAACGGGTAAGGTGGAGAAATTCGAATGCCTCGCTCGGATTGTGGAGGACGGCAAGGTTTATGCGCCTGCGAGCTTTCTGTATCTGGCAAAGTCTACCGGATTGCTTCGAAGGATCAGTCCGATTCTTTTAGAAAAGGCCCTACGCAAGTTTGCGGATTCTCCTTATTCTTTCTCTATCAATCTATCCGAAACTGAATTAGAGAGTCCTAGTTTTCCGAAATGGGCAGCTTCTAGAATGGAATATTACGGAATAGATCCTGCTCGCATAACATTCGAGATCTTGGAGACAGCAAGCTTTCATGGAAATCCAGAAAGATTGAAGGTCATTGCGGGCCTAAAAGAGTTAGGGTCTCAAATTGCAATCGACGATTTCGGAGTGGAGCATTCTAATTTTTCTCGTTTGCTTGAGATCCAACCCGACTTCATTAAGATAGATGGAAAATTCATCCAATCCTTAGAAAGAAATAGGACAGCATTCATTCTTACTTCTGCAATTACCGAACTTGCTCATAGAATAGGCGCCAAGGTAGTGGCAGAATTCGTGTCTACTCCGGAGGAATTGGAAGTAGTTCGTTCTCTGGGAATAGAATATTCGCAAGGATACCTGATCATGCAGCCTTCTCCGGATATCACTCCCACTTCGATAAAAATTATTGAGTAA
- a CDS encoding peroxidase family protein gives MIKIIFENDKEVEIQESESSKTLLQISLDAGIPHTHACGGNARCSTCRVLVQKGEEHLLPRNEKEIALSGRKGFPQNIRLACQTKLNGDVTVRRLVIDEEDQTLAATFSDEVSGMEKPVAILFSDIRNFTGFSESHLPYDVIHILNRYFYRMGEKVLKFGGSIDKYIGDGLMAIFGLEESDPRRTNLAAIRAGLEMGKELEALNSYLKNHLGAQFEIGIGINYGTAILGKLGHPLSMTFTAIGDTVNSASRIESTTKKAKARLLISDTVYEAVKDRVIKGRSFQTKLKGKVGSHRIHEILDTENNCEESSWEEIRYRLWDKVDVKEAGSWVRLVFHAAAIFSSDGSWLGLEGSFRFPSILGEDDNRGVRKHAEILMSLLQKAKEEGRDNLPSFSDLIALSGAIALEKAGGPRIQLQPGREDSPYPQGRMEMPVDSPDVKDAQAYFARMGFSTQEMVALLGTHTLGWHMRGSFTDTPNEFNNDYYKDLLTDGGNKMLACDRSLLGSEETKRMVLQYALDEKLFFKDFSAAYCKVVG, from the coding sequence ATGATTAAAATTATTTTCGAGAACGACAAAGAAGTAGAGATACAAGAATCAGAAAGTTCAAAAACCCTGCTCCAGATCTCCTTAGACGCGGGTATTCCCCATACTCATGCTTGCGGAGGAAACGCACGTTGCTCGACATGCAGGGTGCTTGTCCAAAAAGGAGAAGAGCATCTTCTTCCTCGAAACGAAAAAGAGATCGCACTTTCGGGGAGAAAAGGATTTCCACAGAATATACGGCTCGCCTGCCAAACCAAATTAAACGGAGACGTTACTGTTCGACGATTAGTCATCGACGAAGAGGATCAAACTCTCGCGGCAACATTTTCGGACGAAGTTTCCGGCATGGAAAAACCGGTAGCAATCCTATTCAGCGATATCCGAAATTTCACCGGATTCTCCGAATCTCATTTGCCGTATGACGTGATCCATATTCTAAACCGCTACTTCTATAGAATGGGAGAGAAGGTGCTAAAATTCGGAGGCTCCATCGATAAGTACATCGGTGATGGACTCATGGCGATTTTCGGATTGGAAGAATCGGATCCGCGTCGCACGAACCTTGCTGCAATCCGAGCCGGACTGGAAATGGGCAAGGAGTTGGAAGCCTTAAACTCTTATTTAAAAAATCATTTAGGTGCTCAATTCGAGATCGGGATAGGGATCAATTACGGCACAGCAATCTTAGGAAAGTTAGGACATCCTCTCAGCATGACATTTACTGCGATCGGAGACACGGTGAATTCGGCGAGTAGAATAGAATCTACAACGAAGAAGGCAAAGGCAAGACTTCTTATCTCCGACACCGTTTATGAGGCGGTAAAAGATAGAGTGATCAAGGGAAGAAGTTTCCAGACAAAATTGAAAGGCAAAGTGGGAAGCCATAGGATCCACGAAATCTTAGATACAGAAAACAATTGTGAGGAAAGCTCCTGGGAAGAGATTCGATATAGACTCTGGGACAAGGTAGACGTAAAAGAAGCAGGCTCTTGGGTCCGTCTAGTGTTTCATGCCGCAGCAATCTTTTCCTCCGATGGAAGCTGGCTTGGACTCGAGGGTTCGTTTCGTTTTCCTTCTATTTTAGGGGAAGATGATAACAGAGGAGTTAGAAAGCATGCAGAAATTCTAATGTCCCTTCTTCAGAAAGCGAAAGAAGAAGGAAGAGACAATCTACCTTCTTTCTCCGATCTGATCGCATTAAGCGGCGCAATCGCATTGGAAAAAGCGGGAGGACCTAGGATCCAGCTCCAACCTGGAAGAGAGGACTCACCGTATCCTCAGGGAAGAATGGAAATGCCTGTGGATTCTCCCGACGTAAAGGACGCTCAAGCGTATTTTGCGAGAATGGGATTCTCCACTCAGGAAATGGTGGCATTGCTCGGCACTCACACTCTAGGCTGGCATATGCGAGGTTCCTTTACCGATACTCCAAATGAATTCAATAATGACTATTACAAGGATCTACTCACGGACGGAGGAAACAAGATGCTTGCCTGCGATCGTTCCTTACTCGGATCCGAAGAGACTAAAAGAATGGTCCTTCAATACGCATTGGATGAGAAGTTATTCTTCAAGGATTTCTCCGCTGCGTATTGCAAAGTAGTCGGTTAA
- the hisC gene encoding histidinol-phosphate transaminase codes for MRFQPALDKIPVYEAGKPIELVVREYGISPEKVIKLASNENPYGASPKVENAIREAVYKMPLYPDDSYRNLKEALAKTHGVDAKNVIQGNGSDQIFDFATRSVLNPGDKILQNGKTFSMYSIYAGQCGAETISVDSVLHNLDLFLDSYKKNSPKIIFICTPCNPIGDALNKDDLFSFLEKISPETMVVVDAAYMEFGKTRDPKKEVQASELISKFPNVLYTNTFSKIYGLGGMRIGYGIGNEELIRAFYKLRAPFNVSQLSQLAATVALEDRKFVDDYLRSNLKELLRYEEFARTKGLSYFESYTNFITIELDKARLTSTQLFETLLKEGIILRNLKSYGLNAIRITIGKPEQNDIVLDRLEKLL; via the coding sequence ATGCGCTTTCAACCTGCACTAGACAAGATCCCGGTTTATGAAGCCGGTAAACCGATAGAACTCGTAGTCAGAGAATATGGGATCTCTCCGGAAAAGGTAATTAAACTTGCTTCCAACGAAAATCCCTACGGAGCCTCTCCAAAGGTCGAGAATGCGATTCGGGAAGCCGTGTATAAAATGCCACTTTATCCGGATGATTCTTATCGAAATCTGAAGGAAGCTTTAGCAAAGACTCATGGAGTTGATGCAAAAAACGTAATACAAGGAAATGGTAGCGATCAGATCTTCGATTTTGCCACCCGGTCCGTCCTGAATCCAGGAGACAAGATCCTACAGAATGGCAAGACCTTCTCCATGTATTCCATATATGCAGGGCAATGCGGAGCGGAAACGATTTCCGTAGACTCAGTTCTGCACAATCTGGATCTCTTTTTGGATTCTTATAAGAAGAATTCTCCTAAGATCATCTTTATCTGTACTCCTTGCAATCCTATCGGAGACGCCCTAAACAAGGACGATTTATTCTCATTCTTGGAAAAGATCTCTCCTGAAACCATGGTAGTCGTAGATGCGGCTTATATGGAATTCGGAAAGACCAGAGATCCTAAGAAGGAAGTGCAAGCATCCGAGCTTATCTCTAAATTTCCGAATGTATTGTATACGAATACATTCTCCAAAATCTATGGTCTCGGTGGAATGAGAATCGGTTATGGGATCGGAAACGAGGAACTCATCCGAGCCTTTTACAAGCTCAGAGCTCCTTTTAATGTTTCTCAATTGTCTCAGCTTGCGGCAACAGTAGCCTTAGAAGATAGAAAGTTCGTAGATGATTATTTGAGATCCAATTTGAAAGAATTGTTAAGATACGAGGAATTTGCTAGGACAAAGGGACTCTCCTACTTTGAATCTTATACAAATTTCATCACGATAGAACTGGACAAAGCTCGCCTAACGTCGACTCAACTATTCGAAACACTCTTGAAAGAAGGGATTATTCTCAGGAATTTAAAGAGTTACGGTCTGAATGCGATCCGTATTACGATCGGAAAACCGGAACAAAACGATATTGTTTTGGATAGATTGGAAAAACTTTTATAA
- a CDS encoding OsmC family protein produces the protein MANTVFESKASWAGGLKLNLQSRNHKWVVDEPEILGGTDQGPNPVELVLGGLASCVGVLVSLYAPAHKVELKDFQVHVEGDLDLDGFQELAQVRPGFSEIRYKVEIQSDSPNENIDSLLRHINRICPVKDTLSGVDVLSQNSLVAK, from the coding sequence ATGGCGAATACGGTATTTGAAAGTAAGGCATCTTGGGCGGGAGGATTGAAATTAAATCTCCAATCCAGGAATCATAAATGGGTCGTGGATGAGCCTGAGATCTTAGGTGGAACGGATCAGGGACCGAATCCCGTAGAACTAGTGTTAGGTGGTCTGGCGAGTTGCGTAGGAGTTCTTGTTTCTCTTTATGCTCCTGCTCATAAAGTCGAATTGAAGGATTTCCAAGTGCATGTAGAAGGTGATTTGGATCTAGACGGATTCCAGGAGCTTGCTCAGGTGCGTCCTGGATTTTCAGAAATCCGGTACAAAGTGGAGATCCAATCCGATTCTCCTAACGAGAATATTGACTCTCTTCTTAGGCATATCAATCGGATCTGCCCTGTAAAAGATACCTTGAGTGGGGTCGATGTTCTCTCTCAAAACTCTCTAGTGGCAAAGTGA
- a CDS encoding replication-associated recombination protein A encodes MGSLFEKAPLPHRIRPSAFAQVIGQEKAKQQLQKFKEPVSILLYGPPGTGKSTIAKILGNTWKLPFVEYNAVTTGVADIKKLLERSEKEGSILLFLDEIHRFSSSQQDSLLKGVETGSLVLIGATTESPSFRITKPLLSRCQVLRLEPLGEKELFEILSRGIDSLDPKPDLTEEACSLLVRYSGGDARKLLSNLEGLSLSFDAGANIQASDVNTFLESRVIEYDQSGESHYDVISAFIKSVRGSDPDAALFYLALMLEGGEDPLFIARRLIILASEDIGNASVHGLPLAIAGLQALETIGMPEGRIVLGQVTSFLASCPKSNASYLGINSALSFVKERGPSLKIPNRLRNAPTALHKKEGASQGYKYPHDFGGFVPFSYFPDDLSENPPQFYKPTRNGMEAKIREHLSNIWKKFRGKDYD; translated from the coding sequence TTGGGCAGTCTATTTGAAAAAGCTCCTCTGCCTCATAGGATCAGGCCTTCTGCATTTGCTCAAGTGATCGGGCAAGAAAAGGCCAAACAACAATTACAAAAATTTAAAGAACCTGTCAGCATTCTTCTCTACGGACCACCTGGAACGGGAAAGTCCACGATCGCAAAGATACTCGGAAATACCTGGAAGCTTCCCTTTGTGGAATACAACGCGGTTACTACCGGGGTAGCGGATATAAAGAAGCTGTTAGAAAGATCCGAAAAAGAGGGAAGCATCCTTCTATTCTTGGATGAGATCCATAGATTCAGTTCTTCTCAGCAAGACAGTCTCTTAAAGGGAGTCGAGACGGGAAGTCTTGTGCTCATCGGTGCTACTACGGAAAGTCCTTCCTTTCGTATTACAAAACCATTATTATCCAGATGCCAGGTGCTTCGTTTAGAACCACTCGGAGAAAAGGAATTATTCGAGATCCTCTCTCGGGGAATAGACTCCTTGGATCCTAAACCGGATCTAACGGAAGAGGCTTGTTCATTGCTCGTTCGATATTCAGGAGGGGATGCAAGAAAACTTCTATCCAATTTAGAAGGTCTTTCTCTTTCTTTCGATGCAGGTGCTAATATCCAAGCGAGTGATGTGAATACTTTCTTAGAGAGCCGAGTCATCGAATATGATCAGAGTGGGGAGAGCCATTACGATGTGATCTCTGCATTCATCAAATCGGTACGAGGAAGTGATCCTGACGCTGCCTTATTCTACCTTGCTCTGATGTTAGAAGGAGGAGAGGATCCTCTTTTTATCGCAAGACGTTTGATCATTCTGGCCTCGGAGGATATAGGGAATGCGTCCGTCCACGGACTTCCTCTCGCCATTGCCGGTCTCCAGGCTTTAGAGACGATTGGAATGCCAGAAGGAAGGATCGTTCTAGGGCAAGTGACTTCTTTTCTCGCATCCTGTCCTAAATCCAATGCTTCTTACTTGGGGATCAATTCCGCTCTTTCTTTTGTGAAGGAAAGAGGACCTAGTTTAAAAATTCCTAATAGACTTAGGAATGCTCCGACTGCCTTGCATAAAAAAGAAGGAGCGAGCCAGGGCTATAAGTATCCTCATGATTTCGGAGGATTTGTGCCGTTTTCTTATTTTCCGGACGATCTCTCCGAGAATCCACCTCAGTTCTATAAGCCTACCCGCAACGGAATGGAAGCAAAGATCCGAGAACATCTTTCGAACATTTGGAAGAAGTTTAGAGGAAAGGATTACGACTGA
- a CDS encoding YqaA family protein yields MLSQLLKQTLIASVLLFLGVIFLARFFSEEVKLVAESFLSYTGVPGVGLAILIADSVHVFLPPDTFLILAVAAKMPDFWVIFFASFGSLIAGACSYAQGKYLLPKLDTFTKFMRKHEEKLEVYVKRFGFWAVVLGALTPLPYSWTSVAAGAMGMKFRLYMLAALFRIPRFFLYYYLIKGGWIAI; encoded by the coding sequence ATGCTCTCTCAGCTATTGAAGCAGACTCTGATCGCCAGTGTGCTTCTATTCTTAGGAGTCATATTTCTAGCTAGATTCTTTAGCGAAGAAGTGAAACTGGTAGCCGAATCCTTTCTAAGCTATACCGGAGTTCCTGGAGTCGGATTGGCTATCTTGATCGCCGATTCGGTGCATGTGTTTCTTCCTCCTGATACGTTCCTGATTTTGGCGGTTGCTGCAAAGATGCCTGATTTCTGGGTAATCTTCTTCGCATCTTTTGGGTCTTTGATTGCAGGCGCCTGTTCGTATGCACAGGGAAAGTATCTTCTTCCTAAGCTGGATACATTCACTAAATTCATGAGAAAGCATGAAGAGAAATTAGAAGTGTATGTAAAGAGATTCGGGTTTTGGGCCGTGGTCTTAGGAGCCTTGACTCCACTTCCTTATTCTTGGACATCAGTGGCAGCAGGTGCAATGGGAATGAAATTCAGACTTTATATGCTTGCCGCACTTTTTAGGATCCCCCGTTTCTTTCTCTACTACTATCTAATCAAAGGTGGATGGATTGCGATCTGA